A genome region from Arachis duranensis cultivar V14167 chromosome 6, aradu.V14167.gnm2.J7QH, whole genome shotgun sequence includes the following:
- the LOC107492779 gene encoding uncharacterized protein LOC107492779 yields the protein MHHEYVQLSSGLNSDQKGIHDIVLKSIDLSLGKLFFVSGSGGTGKTYLWRTLLAKVRSEGKIAITVATSGIAALLLPGGRTAHLRFKIPLNPTEEATCDIKKGTQLAELIMQTSLIIWDEAPMTNKYCFEAVDKSLRDIMKSVREEFSAKPFGGITTVLGGDFRQILPVIPKGDRQDIIQACIKTSYLWQVCEVHSLQQNMRLKADNLDSASKEQMRHFANWILDIGNGKHCPDSGEAWVTIDPDLMIENTDSGVRSIIENIYQDLEDHVGESNFLVPRAILTPTNETVDLINDHILERIPAEESIYFSSDSICKADFHVEEQDLLYPTEFLNTLKFPGFPPHTLRLKKGAAIMLLRNLNQGSGLCNGTRLKITQLEKWFIEGEILTGSSVGEKVLIPRITLSPSESKWPFVLKRRQYPISLCFAMTINKSQGQSLQHVGLYLPKQVFTHGQLYVAVSRVTTRNGLRILTTDEDQPTDNTILNIVYKEIL from the coding sequence ATGCACCATGAATATGTTCAACTATCTTCTGGTTTAAACTCAGACCAAAAAGGAATTCATGATATTGTACTTAAATCTATTGATTTGAGTTTGGGCAAGTTGTTCTTTGTAAGTGGTTCAGGAGGAACAGGGAAAACATATCTCTGGAGAACACTCCTAGCAAAAGTCAGGTCCGAAGGAAAAATAGCAATTACTGTTGCTACTTCTGGTATTGCGGCTTTACTTCTACCGGGTGGTCGAACTGCgcatttaagatttaaaataccTTTGAACCCAACAGAAGAAGCAACATGTGACATAAAAAAAGGCACACAACTTGCTGAGTTGATCATGCAAACATCTTTAATCATTTGGGATGAGGCACCAATGACAAATAAATATTGCTTTGAAGCTGTAGACAAAAGCCTTCGTGATATTATGAAAAGTGTTCGAGAAGAATTCTCAGCAAAGCCTTTTGGAGGGATAACTACTGTGTTAGGAGGTGATTTCAGGCAAATTTTGCCAGTTATTCCCAAGGGTGATAGACAAGACATCATTCAAGCATGTATTAAGACTTCTTATCTTTGGCAAGTTTGTGAGGTTCATTCACTACAACAAAATATGAGGTTAAAGGCAGATAATTTAGATTCTGCATCAAAAGAACAGATGAGACACTTTGCAAATTGGATTCTTGACATTGGAAATGGAAAACATTGCCCAGATAGTGGAGAAGCATGGGTAACAATAGATCCAGACTTGATGATTGAAAACACTGATAGTGGTGTTCGCTCTATTATTGAAAACATATATCAAGATTTGGAGGATCATGTTGGAGAATCAAATTTCTTAGTGCCTAGAGCAATCTTAACTCCAACAAATGAGACGGTTGATCTAATAAATGACCATATATTGGAAAGGATACCAGCTGAAGAAAGCATCTATTTCTCTTCTGATTCAATTTGTAAAGCGGATTTTCATGTTGAAGAGCAAGACCTACTTTATCCAACAGAGTTTCTTAACACACTTAAATTTCCAGGATTTCCACCACACACACTAAGGTTGAAAAAAGGCGCTGCAATAATGCTTCTTAGAAATTTGAACCAAGGCTCTGGATTATGCAATGGCACGAGACTAAAAATCACACAACTTGAAAAATGGTTTATTGAAGGAGAAATTTTGACTGGTTCAAGTGTGGGAGAAAAAGTCCTAATTCCAAGAATTACATTGTCTCCTTCAGAATCTAAATGGCCATTTGTCTTAAAAAGGAGGCAATATCCCATATCACTATGCTTTGCTATGACAATCAATAAAAGtcaaggacaatcccttcaaCATGTTGGGCTATACCTCCCAAAGCAAGTATTTACTCATGGACAACTATACGTCGCCGTGTCAAGGGTCACAACTAGAAACGGTCTGCGTATTCTCACCACTGACGAAGACCAACCAACAGACAACACAATCTTAAATATTGTGTACAAAGAAATTTTGTAG
- the LOC107492818 gene encoding OVARIAN TUMOR DOMAIN-containing deubiquitinating enzyme 4: MSVCSSSMSLYSINAVMLKGHAHQILMSSSICGVRPQETGTSNSCSFSLSPEKSQINHAAAQSISTTTLSSSTAMGKHNHYVISLACQSMNMRLLVSKPKALLPKVKSTMGSMTWPSGFLLEFLICNSNSKPTNSDECNESTIKFSHGKKVYTDYYVIGIPGDGRCLFRSVAHGACLRSGKLASSERLERQLADELRGQVADEFIKRREETEWFVEGDFETYVSQIRKPHVWGGEPELFIASHVLQVPITVYMYDEDAGGLITIAEYGQEYGKENPITVLYHGYGHYDALEIPTTKGHRPRF; the protein is encoded by the exons ATGAGTGTTTGCTCTTCATCAATGAGCTTATACTCAATAAATGCTGTTATGCTCAAAGGCCATGCTCATCAGATTCTTATGAGTAGCAGCATCTGTGGAGTTAGGCCTCAAGAAACAGGAACATCAAATTCATGTTCCTTCAGCTTGTCCCCTGAGAAATCACAGATAAACCATGCAGCTGCTCAGTCTATTTCCACAACAACATTGTCTAGTTCCACTGCCATGGGGAAACATAATCATTATGTGATTTCATTGGCATGCCAAAGTATGAACATGAGGCTTTTGGTATCTAAACCAAAAGCACTACTCCCTAAAGTTAAGAGTACTATGGGATCTATGACTTGGCCAAGTGGCTTTCTTCTTGAATTTCTTATATGCAATTCAAATTCTAAACCTACAAATTCTGATGAGTGCAATGAGTCAACTATCAAATTCTCACATGGCAAGAAAGTTTACACAGATTATTATGTTATAG GAATACCTGGAGATGGAAGGTGTCTGTTTCGTTCTGTTGCTCATGGAGCTTGTTTGAGATCTGGAAAACTGGCTTCCAGTGAAAGACTGGAGAGACAGCTAGCAGATGAGTTGCGGGGTCAG GTTGCTGATGAGTTTATCAAAAGAAGGGAAGAGACAGAATG GTTTGTAGAAGGAGATTTTGAAACATATGTTTCACAAATAAGGAAGCCTCATGTGTGGGGTGGTGAGCCTGAATTATTCATTGCTTCTCATGTTTTGCA GGTGCCAATCACAGTGTACATGTATGATGAGGATGCAGGTGGATTGATAACAATTGCCGAGTATGGACAAGAATATGGCAAGGAAAATCCAATTACAGTTCTTTACCATGGCTATGGTCATTATGACGCATTGGAAATTCCTACAACAAAGGGTCATAGACCAAGATTCTAG
- the LOC107492778 gene encoding uncharacterized protein LOC107492778, whose amino-acid sequence MKANFLITTIVKEIKDPVLNILQHYFEFASLETLSDRVGQRQILTDVIGKLHAIGEEEQVDVKGKPTKIRRMELILKENIVLKVTLWRNLSSQINKEITIQIKGQKIVALTSTLVSEYKGHYSVSTTSSTKIYINPETEEFAQLTYGTNQHEEVVEIPSQDNVNTNLQSRMIRNRITIQDLMAIQWESDDQEKIFTILATINGIDDKFGWNYVECEKCHKKAYKKGDNYICGTCNQTPQYPTIRFRIQLNVSDQSATATFVLFDGEAKKLLGTTASNLITLQKSNDLEAPPQLKNLCNLTLIFEVKLNEFNLKEGSQQYTVTKTFVPTKNTEQQHPLQQIKQYTLLTKQTT is encoded by the exons ATGAaagcaaattttttaataacaactATTGTGAAAGAAATCAAAGATCCAGTTTTGAACATTCTCCAACACTATTTTGAATTTGCATCACTTGAGACATTGTCTGACAGAGTGGGTCAAAGACAAATTTTAacag ATGTCATTGGAAAACTGCATGCaataggagaagaagaacaagtagATGTTAAAGGAAAACCCACAAAAATACGACGAATGGAATTGATACTCaaaga GAACATCGTGTTGAAAGTCACGTTGTGGAGAAATCTCTCAAGTCagataaataaagaaattacaatACAAATCAAGGGCCAAAAAATAGTTGCACTCACATCAACATTGGTTAGTGAATACAAAG gtCATTATTCGGTTAGCACAACTTCAAGTACAAAAATCTATATCAATCCAGAAACTGAAGAATTCGCACAGCTGACTTATGG GACTAATCAACATGAAGAAGTAGTGGAGATACCAAGCCAAGACAATGTCAACACAAATCTTCAGAGCAGAATGATTAGAAATCGAATAACTATTCAAGATCTAATGGCTATCCAATGGGAATCTGATGATCAG GAAAAGATCTTCACAATTTTAGCAACTATAAACGGAATTGATGACAAATTTGGATGGAACTATGTTGAATGTGAAAAGTGTCATAAGAAAGCATATAAAAAAGGAGACAACTACATCTGTGGCACATGTAATCAAACACCACAATATCCAACCATAAG GTTCAGAATTCAATTAAATGTTTCAGATCAAAGTGCTACAGCAACTTTTGTATTATTTGATGGCGAAGCAAAAAAATTGTTGGGCACAACTGCTTCAAATCTAATCACACTCCAGAAAAGTAATGATCTTGAAGCACCACCCCAATTGAAAAACTTGTGCAACCTCACACTTATTTTTGAAGTCAAACTAAATGAGTTTAATCTCAAAGAAGGTTCTCAACAATACACGGTTACCAAGACATTTGTTCCAACTAAAAACACTGAACAGCAACACCCAttacaacaaataaaacag TATACTTTATTAACAAAACAAACAACTTAA